The sequence CGAGACGAACTATCTGCGGGTGTACCTCGCCCAGCTGCGGCGCAAGCTCGAACGGGACCCCTCCCACCCGCGCCACTTCATCACCGAGCCGGGGATGGGCTACCGCTTCGAGGCGTGAGCGGGCGGCCGTCCGGGAGCGCGCGACGGCCGCCGCGGGACGTCAGGAGGAGGCCCGGGAGGCTCCCGGGCGTCCTGCGCGGCCTGCCGCCGGGGGCCCCGGAACCGGTACCCTTCCGGCATGAGTGGTGACAACAGCAGCGGCCAGCCACAGGGGCGCTTCCGCCGCATGCTCAGCCGGCTGACCTCCTCCGCGGAGGAGCTCCAGGCCGAGGAGCTGCGGCAGGAGATCGCGGCGGAGTCGGGCTGTACCCCGATCGCCAGCTGCGGGGACCGGGAACTGGTCACCGTCGCGGGCACCCTGCGCACCGTGACGCTGCGCCCGAGGGCCGGTGTGCCGGCCCTGGAGGCGGAGCTCTTCGACGGTACCGAGGCGCTGGACGTGGTGTGGCTCGGTCGCCGCTCCATCATGGGCATCGAGCCGGGGCGCCGTCTGGTCGCCAGCGGCCGGATCAGTCATGCGCGCGGTCGGCGGGTGCTGTTCAACCCCCGCTACGAGCTGCGTCCGGTCGGACACGGGAGCGAATGAGCGTGAGCAAGCAGTCCGGCGGGGATTCCGCCGCCCAGCTCGGTCTGGTGGAGGCCGACGCCGAGGAGGCCGCCCGGCAGGCGCAGGCCTCGCGGGAGGCCGCCGACACCGTGATGAAGGCGTTCGGCGGGGTCCGGGGCATGATCGACATGACCCTGCCCGGTCTGGTCTTCATCGTCACGTACAACATCACCCACAAGGTGCCGGCGGCCGCCTGGGCGGCGCTGGCCCTGAGCGCGCTGTTCGTGGTCGCGCGGCTGCTGAAGCGGGAGACCGTCCAGCACGCCTTCAGCGGGGTGTTCGGCGTCGCGATCGGTGCCTGGATCTCGATGAAGACCGGCAAGGCGGAGAACTTCTACCTGCCCGGCCTGCTCTGGAACGTCGGCTACTGCGTGGGCCTGGCCGTGTCGGCGCTGGTCCGGTGGCCGCTGATCGGCATCATGCTGGGCCCGGTGACCGGCGAGATGTTCACCTGGCGCAAGGAGAACCCGGGCCGGCTGGCCGCCTACACCAAGGCCACCTGGGCCTGGGTGGTGATCATGGGCATCAAGCCGCTGATCCTCTTCCCGCTGTACTTCACCCACAACGTCAACCTGCTGGGCTGGCTCAAGGTCGCCCTGGGCATTCCGCCGCTGCTGCTGGCGATGTACGTGACCTGGCAGATCCTGCTGAAGGCGCCGCCGCCGATCAAGGCGCAGCTGGACGAGGAGCCGGAGGAGGGGCAGGCGCGGTCCGACCACGAGCACTCCGCCGGCGGTCCGGCCCGGGGGAACTGACCGGACCGGTACCGGTACGGCACGCGGGGCCCGCACTCTTCACGAGTGCGGGCCCCGCGTGCCGTACGGCGTTGCCGCTACTGGGTGCCCGGGGCGCTGGAGAGCAGGTCCTCCAGCTCCTCCTCGCGTTCCTGGGCCGCCACGAAGAGCAGCTCGTCGCCGCCCTCCAGGGTGTCGTCCTTGCCCGGCACCAGGACCCGGCCCTCGCGGATGATCGTCACCAGGGCTGTGTCCTGCGGCCAGGCCACGTCGCCGACCCGGGTGCCGACCAGCTCGGTGTCGGAGGCGAGGGTCAGTTCGACGAGGTTGGCGTTGCCCTGGCTGAAGCGCATCAGCCGGACCAGGTCGCCGACGCTGACGGCCTCCTCGACCAGGGCGGACATCAGGCGCGGGGTGGAGACGGCGACGTCCACGCCCCAGGACTCGTTGAAGAGCCACTCGTTCTTCGGGTTGTTCACCCGGGCGACCACCCGGGGCACCCCGTACTCGGTCTTCGCGAGCAGCGAGACGACCAGGT comes from Streptomyces sp. TLI_053 and encodes:
- a CDS encoding OB-fold nucleic acid binding domain-containing protein, encoding MSGDNSSGQPQGRFRRMLSRLTSSAEELQAEELRQEIAAESGCTPIASCGDRELVTVAGTLRTVTLRPRAGVPALEAELFDGTEALDVVWLGRRSIMGIEPGRRLVASGRISHARGRRVLFNPRYELRPVGHGSE
- a CDS encoding DUF3159 domain-containing protein, giving the protein MSKQSGGDSAAQLGLVEADAEEAARQAQASREAADTVMKAFGGVRGMIDMTLPGLVFIVTYNITHKVPAAAWAALALSALFVVARLLKRETVQHAFSGVFGVAIGAWISMKTGKAENFYLPGLLWNVGYCVGLAVSALVRWPLIGIMLGPVTGEMFTWRKENPGRLAAYTKATWAWVVIMGIKPLILFPLYFTHNVNLLGWLKVALGIPPLLLAMYVTWQILLKAPPPIKAQLDEEPEEGQARSDHEHSAGGPARGN
- a CDS encoding TrkA family potassium uptake protein, whose product is MRVAIAGAGAVGRSIAGELLENGHEVLLIDKNPNSISVERVPMAEWLLADACEITSLDEAALQRCHVVIAATGDDKVNLVVSLLAKTEYGVPRVVARVNNPKNEWLFNESWGVDVAVSTPRLMSALVEEAVSVGDLVRLMRFSQGNANLVELTLASDTELVGTRVGDVAWPQDTALVTIIREGRVLVPGKDDTLEGGDELLFVAAQEREEELEDLLSSAPGTQ